A single Seriola aureovittata isolate HTS-2021-v1 ecotype China chromosome 19, ASM2101889v1, whole genome shotgun sequence DNA region contains:
- the vipas39 gene encoding spermatogenesis-defective protein 39 homolog isoform X1 encodes MMKSKADEEDYWNSSKFKAFTFDDEDDEYSRLKESKQAVNSIRRLVEEDDDEDDVERVSWSGEPVGSISWSVRETAASNQRTDREPTFPKINTDTPTISKSHSGYSLSSLFKAGKTRGGNFQTFTDPLSDSSVRLYAPELRKPKSEYKDFVSDWSPEETVHRMQQGKAVSLEKFRSLQDKLLLLDFGVSAHDGNVITAVLIYLKRTLSKEVLFRELESRQTALRHFIHYLTETRDQRLLLELLRALGRTEDVALLQYKEHLSIADENKRRDFLKSCLSLPLSPEDSAHVQDHYTLMERQIIIEATDRQAERGGKVEIFQKFPRRASILNMPLITTLYYCCFYHYTESEGTYSSPLNIRHTFRISEKQYFVTALAARAKLKAWLDLDALFTSRNWLGFTRKKSPLSFHRVVDILQKNSAPTQVLQEYVGLIDDADLRISLAQKHKCHDIVINTYRDLKDRQLLLGYRGKVERGSAEERKINELLDNPQIRWKN; translated from the exons atgATGAAGAGTAAAGCCGATGAGGAAGACTACTGGAACAGCTCCAAGTTTAAAGCGTTCACCTTTGACGATGAAGACGACGAGTACAGCAGG ttAAAAGAGTCGAAGCAGGCAGTGAACAGCATTCGCAGACTGGTGGAGGAAGACgacgatgaagatgatgtgGAGAGGGTCAGCTGGAGCGGAGAACCCGTCGGAA GTATTTCCTGGTcagtcagagagacagcagcgtccaatcagaggacagacagagaaccCACCTTCCCCAAAATCAACACTGACACCCCGACCATCAGCAAGAGTCATTCAGGATACTCCCTGAGCTCTCTGTTTAAAG CAGGAAAAACTAGAGGAGGAAACTTCCAGACCTTCACTGACC CGCTCAGCGACTCGTCTGTCAGGCTTTACGCTCCAGAGCTCCGAAAACCCAAATCTGAATACAAG GATTTCGTCAGTGACTGGTCGCCTGAGGAGACGGTTCACAGAATGCAGCAGGGAAAG GCTGTGTCTCTGGAGAAGTTTCGGTCTCTGCAGGACAAACTTTTGCTGCTGGATTTCGGCGTCAGCGCTCATGATGGAAATGTCATCACCGCT GTGTTGATTTATTTGAAGAGGACTCTGAGTAAAG aGGTTTTGTTTCGGGAGCTGGAGTCCAGACAGACGGCTCTGAGACATTTCATCCACTACCTGACTgaaaccagagaccagaggctgctgctggagctgctcag AGCTCTGGGCAGGACGGAGGACGTGGCG CTGCTGCAGTATAAAGAACACCTGAGCATCGCAGATGAAAACAAGAGGAGGGACTTCCTGAAGAGCTGCCTCAG ccttCCATTGTCTCCAGAGGACTCGGCTCATGTTCAGGACCACTACACTCTTATGGAGAGACAGATCATTATCGAG GCAACAGACCGGCAGGCTGAGCGTGGCGGGAAGGTGGAAATCTTCCAGAAGTTTCCCAGAAGAGCTTCGATCCTCAACATGCCGCTCATCACCACACTGTACTACTGCTGCTTTTACCACTACACTGAGTCTGAG GGAACTTACAGCAGTCCACTGAACATCCGTCACACCTTCAGG atTTCAGAGAAGCAGTACTTTGTGACAGCGTTGGCGGCGAGGGCGAAGCTAAAGGCGTGGTTGGACCTGGACGCTCTGTTCACCAGCAGGAACTGGCTCGGCTTCACCAGGAAAAAGTCACCACTCAGCTTCCATAGAGTCGTCGACATCCTGCAGAAAAACTCCGCCCCCACTCAG GTGCTGCAGGAGTACGTCGGGCTGATCGATGATGCCGACCTCAGGATCAGTCTGGCTCAGAAACATAAATGTCATGACATCGTCATCAAC ACGTATCGGGACCTGAAGGACCGGCAGCTGTTGCTAGGATACCGGGGGAAGGTGGAGAGAGgatcagcagaggagaggaagatcaACGAACTCCTGGACAACccg caaATCCGCTGGAAGAACTGA
- the vipas39 gene encoding spermatogenesis-defective protein 39 homolog isoform X2, with the protein MMKSKADEEDYWNSSKFKAFTFDDEDDEYSRLKESKQAVNSIRRLVEEDDDEDDVERVSWSGEPVGSISWSVRETAASNQRTDREPTFPKINTDTPTISKSHSGYSLSSLFKGKTRGGNFQTFTDPLSDSSVRLYAPELRKPKSEYKDFVSDWSPEETVHRMQQGKAVSLEKFRSLQDKLLLLDFGVSAHDGNVITAVLIYLKRTLSKEVLFRELESRQTALRHFIHYLTETRDQRLLLELLRALGRTEDVALLQYKEHLSIADENKRRDFLKSCLSLPLSPEDSAHVQDHYTLMERQIIIEATDRQAERGGKVEIFQKFPRRASILNMPLITTLYYCCFYHYTESEGTYSSPLNIRHTFRISEKQYFVTALAARAKLKAWLDLDALFTSRNWLGFTRKKSPLSFHRVVDILQKNSAPTQVLQEYVGLIDDADLRISLAQKHKCHDIVINTYRDLKDRQLLLGYRGKVERGSAEERKINELLDNPQIRWKN; encoded by the exons atgATGAAGAGTAAAGCCGATGAGGAAGACTACTGGAACAGCTCCAAGTTTAAAGCGTTCACCTTTGACGATGAAGACGACGAGTACAGCAGG ttAAAAGAGTCGAAGCAGGCAGTGAACAGCATTCGCAGACTGGTGGAGGAAGACgacgatgaagatgatgtgGAGAGGGTCAGCTGGAGCGGAGAACCCGTCGGAA GTATTTCCTGGTcagtcagagagacagcagcgtccaatcagaggacagacagagaaccCACCTTCCCCAAAATCAACACTGACACCCCGACCATCAGCAAGAGTCATTCAGGATACTCCCTGAGCTCTCTGTTTAAAG GAAAAACTAGAGGAGGAAACTTCCAGACCTTCACTGACC CGCTCAGCGACTCGTCTGTCAGGCTTTACGCTCCAGAGCTCCGAAAACCCAAATCTGAATACAAG GATTTCGTCAGTGACTGGTCGCCTGAGGAGACGGTTCACAGAATGCAGCAGGGAAAG GCTGTGTCTCTGGAGAAGTTTCGGTCTCTGCAGGACAAACTTTTGCTGCTGGATTTCGGCGTCAGCGCTCATGATGGAAATGTCATCACCGCT GTGTTGATTTATTTGAAGAGGACTCTGAGTAAAG aGGTTTTGTTTCGGGAGCTGGAGTCCAGACAGACGGCTCTGAGACATTTCATCCACTACCTGACTgaaaccagagaccagaggctgctgctggagctgctcag AGCTCTGGGCAGGACGGAGGACGTGGCG CTGCTGCAGTATAAAGAACACCTGAGCATCGCAGATGAAAACAAGAGGAGGGACTTCCTGAAGAGCTGCCTCAG ccttCCATTGTCTCCAGAGGACTCGGCTCATGTTCAGGACCACTACACTCTTATGGAGAGACAGATCATTATCGAG GCAACAGACCGGCAGGCTGAGCGTGGCGGGAAGGTGGAAATCTTCCAGAAGTTTCCCAGAAGAGCTTCGATCCTCAACATGCCGCTCATCACCACACTGTACTACTGCTGCTTTTACCACTACACTGAGTCTGAG GGAACTTACAGCAGTCCACTGAACATCCGTCACACCTTCAGG atTTCAGAGAAGCAGTACTTTGTGACAGCGTTGGCGGCGAGGGCGAAGCTAAAGGCGTGGTTGGACCTGGACGCTCTGTTCACCAGCAGGAACTGGCTCGGCTTCACCAGGAAAAAGTCACCACTCAGCTTCCATAGAGTCGTCGACATCCTGCAGAAAAACTCCGCCCCCACTCAG GTGCTGCAGGAGTACGTCGGGCTGATCGATGATGCCGACCTCAGGATCAGTCTGGCTCAGAAACATAAATGTCATGACATCGTCATCAAC ACGTATCGGGACCTGAAGGACCGGCAGCTGTTGCTAGGATACCGGGGGAAGGTGGAGAGAGgatcagcagaggagaggaagatcaACGAACTCCTGGACAACccg caaATCCGCTGGAAGAACTGA
- the LOC130160778 gene encoding BTB/POZ domain-containing protein 6-B-like — protein MAKWGEGDPRWIVEERADATNVNNWHWTERDVSGWSLQRLRQLLLGVRVAGPEGACQLTDVNKLDGEASINNRKGKLFFFYEWQLRASWLGTSSSGVKYRGTVDVSNLSDENDMDDLDISVSLCKDQPNTPLLDLMKRTGVPEVRRILGEYVHQLKSEFSQGMILPSTNEPKPQPELTQKNQIKTSRAQVESSSELLSAAAHISSTPRCSSSPAPCPSGVRIPTCSFNLKETFQTSADELYRTFINQEVFTRSVALVDGCRGGRFQLLDGSVSGEFTQLVPDQRIEMRWRFRTWPSEHYATINLDLEDRGDETELRMECRGVPAGEEDSTREGPRCSSFKEQEEMAAELFSTSLPHSNVVEVVEAKKSFIQLSEPEPTFENICERDTDQPNGNNNVGEEGDSWQAAHPTLRERNALMFNNEQMADVHFIVGPPGETQRVPAHKYVLAVGSSVFGAMFYGDLAEGQSEIHIPDVEPAAFLILLKYMYSDEIELEADTVLATLYAAKKYIVPALAKACVTFLETSLEAKNACVLLSQSRLFEEPELTQRCWEVIDAQTELALRSEGFCEIDLPTLEIILQRETLNMREVVVFQAVLSWAAAVCRRQGLVVTPRNQRAVLGKALYLVRIPSMTLQEFADGAAQSDVLTLKETRDVFLWFTATNKPRLEFPLIKRAGLVPQRCHRFQSSAYRSNQWRYRGRCDSIQFAVDRRMFMAGLGLYGSSSGKAEYSVKIELKRQGTALAQNFTKFLSDGSSNTFPVWFEHPVQVEQDTFYTVSAVLDGNELSYFGQEGMTEVQCGKVTFQFQCSSDSTNGTGVQGGQIPELVFYC, from the exons ATGGCCAAATGGGGAGAAGGAGATCCTCGATGGATTGTTGAGGAGAGAGCTGACGCCACCAACGTCAACAACTGGCACTG gaCGGAGCGGGACGTCTCGGGCTGGTCGTTGCAGCGTCTGCGTCAGCTGTTGCTCGGGGTCCGGGTGGCGGGACCGGAGGGGGCGTGTCAGCTGACCGACGTCAACAAACTGGACGGAGAAGCTTCCATCAACAACCGCAAAGggaaactcttcttcttctacgaGTGGCAGCTGCGGGCCAGCTGGCTGG GTACTTCCAGCAGTGGAGTGAAGTACAGAGGAACTGTGGACGTGTCCAACCTGTCCGACGAGAACGACATGGACGACCTGGAT ATTTCGGTGTCTCTGTGTAAAGACCAGCCCAACACGCCCCTCCTCGACCTCATGAAGAGGACCGGGGTTCCGGAGGTCCGCAGGATTCTGGGCGAGTATGTCCACCAGCTCAAATCAG agtTCAGTCAGGGGATGATCCTACCCTCTACCAACGAACCAAAACCTCAACCTGAGCTGACCCAGAAGAACCAGATCAAGACCAGTAGAGCCCAGGTGGAGTCCAGTTCTGAACtactttcagctgctgctcat ATCAGCTCCACCCCGAGGTGTTCCtctagccccgccccctgtccttCAGGTGTTCGTATCCCAACCTGCAGCTTTAATCTGAAGGAGACCTTCCAGACATCAGCTGATGAGCTCTACAGGACCTTCATCAACCAGGAG GTGTTCACGCGCTCGGTGGCGTTGGTCGACGGTTGTCGTGGAGGCAGGTTCCAGCTGTTGGATGGGAGCGTCAGCGGAGAGTTCACACAGCTG GTGCCGGACCAGAGGATCGAGATGAGGTGGCGGTTCAGGACGTGGCCTAGCG AGCATTATGCCACCATCAATCTGGACCTGGAGGACCGAGGAGACGAGACTGAGCTGAGGATGGAGTGTCGAGGAGTCCCTGCTGGGGAAGAGGACTCCACCAGGGAGG GACCTCGCTGCTCGTCCTTtaaggagcaggaggagatggcGGCTGAACTTTTCTCCACCAGCCTCCCCCACAGTaatgtggtggaggtggtggaggcgAAGAAGAGTTTCATCCAGCTGAGCGAACCGGAGCCGACGTTCGAAAACATCTGCGAGCGAGACACCGATCAGCCAAATGGCAACAACAatgtgggagaggagggagacagcTGGCAGGCCGCACACCCCACCCTCAGAGAGAG GAACGCTCTGATGTTCAACAACGAGCAGATGGCTGATGTCCACTTCATCGTCGGTCCTCCAGGAGAAACTCAGAGAGTCCCTGCTCATAAG TATGTCCTGGCAGTGGGCAGCTCGGTGTTTGGAGCCATGTTTTATGGAGATCTGGCTGAGGGACAATCTGAGATCCACATCCCTGACGTGGAGCCGGCTGCTTTCCTCATCCTATTGAA GTACATGTACAGTGATGAGATCGAGCTGGAGGCAGACACCGTGCTCGCTACCCTCTATGCTGCCAAGAAGTACATTGTTCCTGCTCTGGCAAAGGCATGCGTCACCTTCCTGGAGACCAGTCTGGAGGCGAAGAACGCCTGTGTCCTGCTTTCTCAGAGCCGGCTGTTTGAGGAGCCGGAACTGACGCAGCGCTGCTGGGAGGTGATTGACGCTCAGACCGAGCTCGCTCTGCGATCTGAAGGTTTCTGTGAGATTGACCTGCCCACGCTGGAGATCATCCTCCAGAGAGAAACACTCAACATGCGTGAGGTTGTGGTTTTCCAGGCGGTGCTGAGCTGggcagcagctgtgtgtcgCCGGCAGGGCCTGGTGGTGACCCCCAGGAACCAGCGGGCAGTGCTGGGTAAGGCCCTGTACCTGGTCCGGATCCCATCCATGACGCTACAGGAGTTTGCAGATGGGGCAGCACAGTCAGATGTTCTGACGCTGAAAGAGACTCGTGACGTCTTCCTGTGGTTCACCGCCACCAATAAACCCAGGCTGGAGTTTCCCCTGATAAAGCGGGCCGGACTTGTGCCGCAGAGGTGCCACCGCTTCCAGTCCTCGGCCTACCGGAGCAACCAGTGGCGCTATAGGGGACGCTGCGACAGCATCCAGTTCGCAGTGGACCGGAGGATGTTCATGGCCGGACTCGGTCTGTACGGGTCGAGCAGCGGGAAGGCGGAGTACAGCGTGAAGATTGAACTGAAGAGGCAAGGAACTGCCCTGGCCCAGAATTTCACCAAGTTCCTGTCAGACGGGTCGAGCAATACCTTCCCCGTATGGTTCGAACACCCGGTCCAGGTAGAACAGGACACCTTCTACACGGTCAGCGCCGTTCTGGATGGAAATGAACTGAGTTACTTTGGACAGGAGGGGATGACCGAGGTGCAGTGTGGGAAAGTGACCTTCCAGTTTCAGTGTTCATCAGACAGTACCAACGGGACCGGCGTGCAGGGGGGGCAGATCCCTGAACTGGTATTCTACTGCTGA